A genomic window from Ruminiclostridium cellulolyticum H10 includes:
- a CDS encoding DivIVA domain-containing protein gives MNYTPNDLDNIKFKKNFMGYNEDQVNEVLDSVIQDYELYIKENIELKDRISVLNEGIQHYKNIEESLQNTLIVAQQTGEEIKKNSYEKAENIIKEAELKAQRVINDANQEVIKIRFEYEEMKKRLHLFKTKSETLLLSQLELLKQLFNTDNDEE, from the coding sequence ATGAATTATACGCCGAATGATCTTGATAATATAAAATTTAAGAAGAATTTTATGGGATATAATGAGGATCAGGTTAACGAGGTATTAGACAGTGTAATACAGGATTATGAGCTTTACATAAAAGAAAATATAGAGCTTAAAGATAGGATTTCAGTATTAAATGAAGGTATTCAACACTATAAAAATATTGAGGAATCTCTTCAAAATACACTTATAGTGGCACAGCAGACAGGTGAGGAGATTAAGAAAAATTCCTATGAAAAAGCAGAAAACATTATCAAGGAGGCTGAATTAAAAGCTCAGAGGGTAATTAACGATGCCAATCAGGAAGTTATAAAGATTCGGTTTGAGTATGAAGAAATGAAGAAAAGGCTTCACCTTTTCAAAACCAAGTCAGAAACACTTTTATTGTCTCAGCTTGAATTGCTGAAACAGTTATTTAACACTGATAATGATGAAGAGTAG
- a CDS encoding RNA-binding protein, whose product MDKNELLKMVSKLEDRVLVSRLLDKIEQCRYSSFAYSDFLSPYEASVSKKILDRVKEVFYKLTGGYDGAERVITVISNDFIEEDIPYSTPISLLRISPVTENKLSHRDYLGSLLGLGIKREKIGDILVSEKCTDVFVIDKIAEYISYNLDKIGNTKVHCELCDIYQFTPPQKKVRSINTTVASLRADSVASSGFGLSRTKVMDYFKAQKVNVNWELVQSPSKMLTEGDVISIRGMGRIVLEKVLGNTRKDRISIIIKRFE is encoded by the coding sequence ATGGATAAAAACGAATTATTAAAGATGGTTTCAAAGCTAGAGGATAGGGTGCTTGTTTCACGTTTGTTGGACAAGATTGAACAGTGCCGTTATTCCTCTTTTGCATATTCAGATTTCCTTTCTCCTTACGAAGCTTCTGTTTCTAAAAAGATTTTGGACAGAGTCAAGGAGGTTTTTTACAAACTAACGGGTGGATATGATGGGGCAGAAAGAGTTATAACTGTCATAAGCAATGATTTTATCGAAGAGGATATACCATATAGCACTCCCATAAGCTTGTTGAGAATATCACCTGTTACTGAAAATAAGCTTTCCCATAGGGATTACCTCGGGTCGTTACTTGGGTTGGGAATAAAGAGAGAAAAAATCGGAGATATCCTTGTAAGTGAAAAATGTACAGATGTTTTTGTTATTGATAAGATAGCGGAATATATATCTTATAATTTGGACAAAATTGGTAATACAAAGGTTCATTGTGAATTATGTGATATATATCAGTTTACTCCACCGCAAAAGAAGGTACGGAGCATAAATACCACAGTAGCTTCTCTGCGTGCTGATTCTGTAGCATCCAGTGGGTTTGGTTTGTCCAGAACAAAGGTAATGGACTATTTTAAAGCACAGAAGGTTAACGTAAACTGGGAACTGGTGCAAAGCCCATCCAAAATGTTGACTGAGGGAGATGTGATTTCAATACGGGGAATGGGAAGAATTGTTCTTGAAAAAGTTTTGGGTAATACCAGAAAGGATAGAATCAGTATAATTATAAAACGTTTCGAATAA
- a CDS encoding YggT family protein produces the protein MYSVFRAINSVLFAFEMILVARAVLSWFPISRNNKFIDLLHAITEPVLSPIRNMLSRSSIFNNSMLSMMDFSPIVAFLLIEVIRNVVLSIFRIFIY, from the coding sequence ATGTATTCAGTTTTCAGAGCTATAAATAGTGTATTGTTTGCCTTTGAGATGATTTTGGTGGCCAGAGCAGTTCTTTCGTGGTTTCCGATATCAAGGAATAACAAATTTATAGATTTGCTTCATGCTATTACTGAACCGGTGCTTTCACCTATACGTAATATGCTCAGCAGATCAAGTATATTTAATAATTCCATGCTGTCTATGATGGATTTTTCTCCAATTGTTGCATTTCTGCTTATTGAAGTAATTAGAAATGTGGTTTTAAGTATATTTAGAATATTTATATATTAG
- a CDS encoding FtsK/SpoIIIE family DNA translocase: MLFLQVKKVKKKKKYKRVESGFSKYKNEILGLILFAFGILAFFSFIFTKSMGVFGKGITNVMLGFLGVAAYAVPVAFIVYGVAMIFKMDSRNFKCRFIYFGILLILLSAFFQVSVFDYEEYAGRNLFYSISKFYSDGKVLSGGGILGGLLSLPFLMTFQVLGTVIILTTISIIDIILLTNVSMAAFLKNVSLYFSNKMKSAKENRKIKKQERIEAQEESVNDTELSDEKPDKKKKVINFRIERENRGKSAKKLEKDAENPEPEIENVETEEVPEEFTVSLTGFNDAADELVISDIKDAGLCPDNNFIDVENQDVPAETTNTEGQISQPVQKMDTASESDPDELVIPQTEIQKPMIYNYPSTDLLDSNKDDLNVKALKNVALEGAKKLEDTLKSFGVDARVINISRGPAVTRYEIQPSPGVKVSKIVNLSDDIALNLAAAGVRIEAPIPGKAAVGIEVPNKDMSTVLLRDIIESREFANHSSKLAFSVGKDISGETVVADIAKMPHLLVAGATGSGKSVCINSLIMSILFKASPEEVKLLMVDPKVVELGIYNGIPHLLIPVVTDPKKAAGALNWAVQEMVNRYKVFADKGVRDLKGYNAMLKANNEQGILPHIVIIVDELADLMMVAPNDVEDAICRLAQMARAAGMHLVIATQRPSVDVITGVIKANIPSRISFAVSSQVDSRTILDMSGAEKLLGKGDMLFYPVGEPKPLRVKGSFVSDTEVERVVEFIKTQGYTSYDEDIIEKINDQATGKDDNPGDNDELLNQAIEMVVEAGQASVSFVQRKFKVGYSRAARIIDQMEARNIVGRFEGSKPRQVLISKQQWMEMQMNQKDLQKD; the protein is encoded by the coding sequence GTGTTGTTTTTGCAGGTCAAAAAAGTAAAAAAGAAAAAAAAGTACAAACGGGTTGAGAGTGGTTTTTCAAAATATAAAAATGAAATTTTAGGTCTTATTTTATTTGCTTTTGGTATTCTGGCTTTTTTCAGTTTTATATTTACAAAATCCATGGGTGTTTTCGGTAAAGGTATAACAAATGTTATGCTCGGTTTTCTAGGTGTAGCAGCATATGCAGTTCCTGTTGCTTTTATAGTATATGGTGTAGCTATGATATTTAAAATGGACAGCCGTAATTTTAAATGCCGTTTTATTTATTTTGGTATACTTTTAATATTGCTTTCTGCATTTTTTCAAGTATCTGTATTTGATTATGAAGAATATGCGGGCAGAAATTTATTTTACAGTATTTCAAAATTCTATTCAGACGGTAAGGTATTATCCGGGGGAGGTATTCTCGGAGGTCTGTTAAGTTTACCTTTTTTGATGACATTCCAGGTTTTGGGAACTGTAATAATTCTGACAACTATATCAATTATTGATATTATTCTGTTAACAAATGTTTCAATGGCGGCGTTCCTTAAGAATGTTTCGCTATATTTCTCCAACAAAATGAAATCTGCAAAGGAAAACAGAAAAATAAAGAAGCAGGAGAGAATTGAAGCTCAGGAGGAATCTGTAAATGATACTGAGCTTAGTGATGAAAAACCTGACAAGAAGAAAAAAGTAATTAATTTCAGAATAGAAAGGGAGAACAGAGGAAAATCAGCTAAAAAGCTTGAAAAAGATGCGGAAAACCCTGAGCCTGAGATAGAAAATGTTGAGACAGAGGAAGTGCCGGAAGAATTTACTGTTAGCCTCACAGGGTTTAATGATGCTGCTGATGAACTGGTAATATCTGATATAAAGGATGCTGGATTGTGTCCTGACAACAATTTTATCGATGTTGAGAATCAGGATGTCCCTGCCGAAACTACAAACACAGAGGGACAAATAAGTCAGCCGGTACAAAAAATGGATACAGCTTCTGAAAGCGACCCGGATGAACTTGTTATACCTCAGACAGAGATACAGAAGCCTATGATATACAATTATCCTTCAACGGATTTACTGGATTCAAATAAGGACGATCTCAATGTTAAGGCATTAAAGAATGTCGCACTTGAAGGTGCAAAGAAGCTTGAGGATACATTAAAGAGCTTTGGGGTTGATGCACGTGTTATAAATATCAGCCGTGGGCCTGCAGTAACCAGATATGAAATACAGCCAAGCCCCGGAGTTAAAGTAAGCAAGATTGTTAATCTGTCGGATGATATTGCACTTAATCTTGCAGCAGCAGGCGTGAGAATTGAAGCTCCAATTCCAGGTAAAGCCGCGGTAGGTATTGAAGTGCCAAACAAGGATATGTCTACCGTACTATTAAGGGACATTATCGAATCAAGAGAATTTGCAAACCATTCGTCAAAACTTGCTTTTTCGGTAGGTAAAGACATTTCAGGGGAAACGGTTGTTGCCGATATCGCAAAAATGCCTCATTTGCTGGTTGCAGGTGCCACTGGGTCGGGAAAAAGTGTGTGTATCAACAGCCTTATAATGAGTATACTATTCAAAGCGTCACCGGAAGAGGTTAAGCTTCTGATGGTTGACCCAAAAGTAGTTGAGCTTGGCATCTATAATGGTATTCCTCATCTGCTGATACCCGTCGTTACAGATCCCAAAAAGGCAGCAGGGGCACTTAATTGGGCTGTACAGGAAATGGTAAACAGGTACAAGGTTTTTGCGGACAAGGGGGTAAGAGATTTAAAGGGGTACAATGCAATGCTCAAGGCAAATAATGAGCAGGGCATATTGCCTCATATTGTAATTATTGTAGACGAACTTGCGGATCTTATGATGGTTGCTCCAAATGATGTAGAAGACGCAATATGCCGTCTGGCACAGATGGCACGTGCTGCGGGAATGCACTTGGTAATTGCGACCCAAAGGCCGTCTGTAGACGTAATTACCGGTGTTATAAAAGCCAATATTCCTTCGAGAATTTCTTTTGCAGTATCGTCACAGGTGGACTCAAGGACAATACTTGATATGAGCGGGGCAGAAAAACTTCTTGGTAAGGGAGATATGTTATTTTATCCGGTTGGAGAGCCAAAGCCTTTGAGAGTAAAGGGATCATTTGTATCTGATACGGAAGTTGAAAGAGTAGTAGAATTTATTAAAACACAGGGTTACACCTCATATGATGAAGATATAATTGAAAAAATAAATGACCAGGCAACGGGAAAAGATGATAACCCTGGAGATAACGACGAACTTTTGAATCAGGCTATAGAAATGGTAGTTGAAGCTGGACAGGCATCTGTTTCCTTTGTTCAGAGGAAGTTCAAAGTAGGCTATTCACGTGCTGCAAGAATAATAGATCAGATGGAAGCAAGAAATATAGTAGGCAGGTTTGAGGGCAGCAAGCCAAGACAGGTTTTGATATCAAAACAACAGTGGATGGAAATGCAAATGAACCAAAAGGACTTGCAGAAGGACTAA